GTAGATGCCATCTGTGACCACACAGGACAAGTAGTTATCGGCGGTATTATGGAACATATCGAAGAAGCAGGGGTACATTCTGGCGACTCTGCTTGTTCTATTCCCCATACTACCCTCAAAGAAGATGTGGTCAACATTCTTAGGGATTGGACAGTCAAACTGGCTCAATCTTTAGAAGTAGTGGGTTTAATGAATATCCAATATGCCGTACAAGGAGATATTGTATATATCCTCGAAGCCAATCCTCGCGCATCCCGTACCGTGCCTTATGTTTCCAAAGCCACAGGACGACCATTGGCAAAAGTTGCCTCCCTTGTCATGGCAGGAAAAACTCTCCAAGAATTAGATGCCACCGAAGAAATTATCCCCCGTCATGTGGCAGTAAAAGAGGCAGTATTACCCTTTAACAAATTTGTGGGTGCTGATACTCTCCTAGGCCCCGAAATGCGTAGTACAGGGGAAGTTATGGGTATCGATAGTGACTTTGGTAAGGCATTCGCCAAAGCTGAAATAGGGGCAGGAGTTGCCATCCATACCTCTGGCACGGTGTTTATATCTATGAATGACCGAGATAAAGAGGCGATCGTACCTGTAGCCAAAGATTTAGTCAATCTAGGCTTTAAACTTGTTGCTACCTCTGGCACCCGTCAAACTCTCCTCGATCATGGTATTGAGGACGTAGAATTAGTCTTAAAACTCCATGAAGGTCGCCCCCATGTAATTGATTGGATCAAAAATAATCAAATCCAATTTATTATTAATACCCCCAGTGCCGAGGAAGAGTCTCAATATGACGGACGCAAAATTCGTCGTTCTGCCCTAGATTACAAATTACCCATTATTACCACCATCGCAGGGGCTAGGGCAACGGTGGAGGCAATTCGTTCTTTACAATCAGAACCCTTACAGGTTAAAGCGTTACAAGATTATTTTGCTTAACGGTATTTAATCTTTTCCCCCACCATAGATTGAGTGGGGGATTTTTTATCTCAGACCATAATTATTACTGAGCAAAAATGCCTCTAAGTCGGTGATAAAATCATCCCCAAAATATCTATTTCTGCTATTATCAATATCCATTCGCCTTTGTATCAATGACTTGGCTTCTTGATATTCTCCCAACAAACTTTTAACTCCAGCATAAGCACCCATGTAGCCAAAGTATTCAAAATTTCCCTCGTTGCTACGTTCTAAAACTAAATTCCATAAACTTTGTGCCTGTTGTCGTAGGTAGGGTAAATGTTGGTGGGTAATGTCTTGTAATTCATTGTTAGTAAATCTCATTACTCTTCTAGGAGCGGCAGAACCTACTCCAGAACTAAATTGATAGCCAAATCGACCATCAAGGGCAAGGGCTTCGAGGACTCCATTGTCTGTTATATCTTCAAATTCAAAACAGGCATTGAAGCTATGGGGATTATTGTTTTGAATCTCGGCAATATTTAAGGTATCAGCACTCACCCTAATTTTACCAGAGGGGATATTTTGATCAAATACCACCATATTATTTACGGTGCAATTGTTAAAGCCATTACCATAGGTAACATAGTTAATTAGCAGTGATGGTCTATGCTGGTCATAAAGTGGTAAAAGACTGACAGTGACACTGGTAGAGATACCAATAAAATCATCGATGGCGACGGTATGATTTCTACCTTGGTTATCTATTACTTGGATGTGGGAATTATTTTTATTGTTACCCACATCAAATCTGAGTCGGTAGGTGTCGGAGTTGTGGCCTATTTCTTCTTCAAATTGACATCCATTGGCACCATTGGGAAAAACACTAAATAGGGATTTATCGTGAGCTTGGTTGTTGGTTATGGTACATTCTCCTACATCTCGATATTCGTCTGATTGTGCTAGGGTGGATTTCCCGAACAGAAGAAGGGCGAGAAGGTTATAGAATACTATTCGAGAGCATAAAGTGATATGTCTGTTCATGGTCAATCAATTGTGTTGGTTGAATCAGGTTTCTTTTTTTACTCGTCTTAAGAATTTCGGGTAAGATTAGAAGGGTAAATAAAAATATTATGGTAATTTCAAAGGTTAGAAAAAAATTATGTCTAGTGTAAGTTATTTAATTGTTAATACTGTTATTAATTTTATTCAGTTATATTTGGTGTTGATTTTCGTGAGAATTTTATTAAGTTGGTTCCAAACTGCGGAATGGGCTGGGAAGGTAATTTCTTTTTTGGCACCGATTACGGATCCTTATCTTAATATTTTTCGCTCAATCATACCCCCTTTAGGAGGTATTGATTTTTCGGCGATTTTGGCTATTTTTGTTTTACAGTTGATCCCCGGTATTCTTACTTCTTTAGTTCGCACTGGGGTTGGTTTTTAGGTTAGAAGGTGGGATATACTTTACTGGAAAATCCTGTGGCTTTAAACTGTTTTAGTTTAAGAGGGGTGGGCTGGTTTGAAGGAACACTGATTCTTAGTTCAAATTCGTTCACTCCGGGGGCTACTTCTGGTAAGGCACCTAAACGAGTTCTGTTTTGCAGAGCAGGTTCGTTATTGGCATCATAGACTCTGCCAAATACGTCGGCATCATAGAGGGTTTTTCCCGAGGTGTTGTTGGTTTTTCCTGTGATTAGGTAACAGGTAGCTGGTAAGGCACTCCCCCCGCTGGTTACGCTTCCTTCTCCTACTCCTTCGGGGCAGTCTTTGTAGCCAATGTCGGTTATTTTGATGGGAATTAGGGCTTCTGCTGGGTTAGGGGCGATCGCACCTATACCCAAGGAAAAGATGGTAATGGCTAAAATAACAAGGATTTTTTTTAACATAAATGTCTTTTAATTAGGGTTTATTGTGATCTCATCATAACGTTAAATGATTATTTCAAATCTAACAAACCCTGTTCTTTCAATTTGGGATTAAAACGCACTTCAAATTTAACTCCTCGTTTTTCTAGGGCTGTTTTAATGATTTCTTCTTGGTGACGGGCAATTTTCTTTAGGAATTTAATTTGAGCTATTTCTTCTAAGGAATTATAAGTCTCTTTCTCTTGCTCTGTCATGGTTGTTTTCGTGTCTATGGGCTGATTCCAAAGAGTTTCATTTTCTCCATTACCCAAGGGAATTGATTGATTTTCAGCGATCCAACTTTGTTTTATTTCCTCGAGAATACTACGACTGGGGCGATCTATAATATGGGTTTTAAACCAATAACAGTTTTCTGGTTGTCGAACAAGGTGCTGTTTTAAACTTAATAATAAATTGCGAGAATAACCTACATATTCTAGTATTTTATCTTGATTAAAAATAGCATAAACTCCAATTTTGCCATCTAAACCATCATTTATAAATCCTTTATTATCAATATAACTGCTAAAAGATAATGTACTGAGGGATAACTTTTCTAAATTTTCGGTCATTTTAATACCTGAATAAAAACAATAAATCAGCTTTTAGTTACCTTTTGGTTTCCAAAAACTGATTATTAAAAGAAATATTTTTTATTTGTTAATTTGAGCGGCAATATTTTTAAATGCCTTGAGACTACCACCAGGGCGACGACGGGCTTGGGGTACATTGTTGGTAACGTATTTACCAGCAAAGGTAGAATCATCATCCCCAGATTGAGATTCACTATCTCCTGTATTGCTGTAGTTTTTAATAGCTTTTACCCATTCAGGTTGATCTGCAGGTACATTAGAGGTGGCTTTGGGGGCTGGGGCTGTTTTTTTGGCAGTGGGTTGTTTGCCTTCTGGTTGATTGTTTTCGGAGGTTGGCGCTTTTTCCTGTGCAGGAGTTGCAGGGGCTTGATCTTTAACTTCTACTTCTAAAAAGTATTTTGGAGTACCTTTTTTTTTGGAAAAAATTTTCTTTAATACCATGATTATGATTTTATATGTTATGGAAAATTGATGATTTATTATTTGTGGAACGAAATATTTATCCGTTTCTAAAAATATATCAGAATATGACACTATCGGCAATTTTGGGATGATATGAATGGTTGATTTTATTTTGTTTAGATCTTTATTTTGTAATGAGTAATTATACGCATATATTAAGAATAAGTATCTGGATAATTACTTAAAACAATTGTCAAGTGATTGACAATTAATCACTGCTAATTAATAATTAACAAGGAAAAGAAAAGGGGGTTGATAAGGAGTTTTTTATTGATGAGTTTTGGTGATGGGATCAAAATTGTTTTGGTAGAACCCGCAGGGGAGCGTAATATTGGCTCTATTGCTCGGGTCATGAAGAATATGGGGTTAACGGCTTTAGTGTTGGTAAATCCTCAGTGTGATCCTTTCTCTGAGGAAGCACGATTAATGGCAGTTCATGGTGCGGATGTTTTACAGGGTGCTATGGTGGTAGGGTCATTACCTGAAGGTTTGCGAGATTGCCAAAGGGCGATCGCAACTACTGCCCGACCTAGAGGTATTCCCACCAAATTAGAAACCCCGAGGGAAGCCCTACCGTGGCTATGGGAAAAAAATATTAATTCCGCTCTGATTTTTGGGCCAGAAGATCGAGGTTTGAGTAACCAAGAACTAAGCTACGCCCAAAGATTCATCTGTATTCCTAGTAACCCAGAATATCCTTCTCTCAACCTTGCCCAGGCGGTGGGGGTGTGTGCCTACGAACTATATCAGCATTTCCACAATCAGCAATCACCCCCAACAAATCAGGAAGAAGATACCGAATTGGCATCCCTAGAAGTCCTAGAAGGATATTATCAACACCTCGAATCAGTTTTGTTAAAAATAAACTATTTATATCCCCATACTGCACCTGCGAAGATGGAGAAATTTCGTCGTCTGATTAATCGAGCGCACCTACAACCCCAAGAAGTAGCTATGTTACGGGGAATACTACGTCAGGCCGAATGGGCGATCGCCCAAAATAGAGAAAAGTAAAAAAAAACCGACATCACTGTCGGTAAAATCTTTGTTGTCATATAATCTTGAGGAAACCTTTGTAACGATTATCCAAGTCGTCTTTAGATTTCTTTACATACAATTGTAACAAAAAGTACATAATATGCCAAGGAAGAATGTCATCATTTCCTCAATATTGTTCGTTATGAACAAAAAATGAATAATTAACCTAAATTATTCTCTGGATCCAAAGTCGCTTTAGCAGGACTAGCAGAAACTAAATTTTCCTTAGCCTTAAAATTTTTGGAACCATTGCCCAGAGAGCCATTGACATCAGGACTAACAATTCCTCCAGAAATCAGTACCTTAAAAGCATCCTCAATAGAAAGGGGAATCGTCTTCACCTCATCTTCAGGCACGATCACATACCATCCCGAAGTAGGGTTAGGAGTAGTCGGCACAAATACACTCAGCATCTTTTTGGGAAAATTATCCTGAATAACACCACTCACTTTTCCTGTGACAAATCCCATGGTCCACAAACCCTGTCGGGGATACTCCACCAAAACCACTCGCCGAAACTTGGTCTGAGAATCTTGAAAAAGGGTTTCTAAAATTTGCTTGAGAGTTTTATAGACAGAACCAGCTAAGGGTATGGCCTGTAGGATTCTTTCTCCCACATCCAACAACCAACGCCCTGCAATGTTACGAGCCATCAAACCAATTAACAAGATAAACACCAAGGGAGCCGCTAATCCTACAAAAAAGTTAAGAAAATTGGTGAGAATAGGGTTTAATCCGTCAAAGGGATTGATTTGCTTCGGTATTTTGGTAAGAAATTTAATCGCCCAGTTAGCCATAAGATAACTCAACCAGATGGTTGTGGCCAAGGGAATGACAACTAATAACCCGGCGATTAAATCATTTTTTAAATCTTGTTTTATGCGTTCTAACACAAACTACCTACTTGTTTAGTGAAGGTTATTATCAATGATGGGATAAACCCATTATTGATCTCCCATTATCCACTCTTCCTTATCTAGTGTCAACTAGAGGGAGGTTTGGGAGTGCTATAACTAGCCCCTTTAAATCCTAGCCAACCCAAGACTATATAACCCACAGAGAGCATAAAGCTGTTGATACCAGTGCGTAGGGTTTGTTTGAGGGCTTCGGTTTGAGCTCTTTGTTTTTCCTGTCGTTGTACGTCTCGAAGTTGAGTTTGTAATCTGGTTCTGGTTTCTTCTAATCTTGCTTCTAGTTCTGTGGGATTTTGAGATAGTTCTAATAATTGTTGTAATTGATCTCTTTGGGCTGTGATGGCTTCTAATTGTTCTTGGTTCAATTGTTGACCTTGAAATACACCGCCACTATCTATGACTTGGTTTCTCTGTGCTACTTCTGACTGTAGTTGGTCTGGATTTCGAGAAACGCTGTCTAGTTGTTCGATAAAGCCTTGAATTTCTTCTTCTTGGGCTGATGCTCTTTGATCAATTTCGGCAATAAATTGGGCGCTAACGTTGGTGATGTTACCTAAATGGAGGGGAACTAAAACCAGAAAGAGTAAACCAAGTAAGCTAGAAATGACAAATACGGGTATTCTAACACCTTTAGAGGGTTTTCCTGCTCCTGGGGTGTTGTCTGTAATCCACCATCCTAAAATTAGCAGTACCACCCCTAATAGGGGTACAATTCCTCTATCTACAACGTTGTTGGTAAAGTTGATCTGCCAATTTCGATCTGCCAATTGTAAGGGAATAGCTAGAAAGAGAAAATCTATCAGGGCGGAAACTAGCATAATTACCCCGACCAGTTTGATGCCTAGAGCGGTAAAAGTTGTACTTATTTTCATAGATTTTTCACGTAAGTATTTTTTAAATTAGCTAATCTTATCATGACAGAGTTTAAAGTGGTATTGAGGGGAAGGTAAGACAATTTTAATATTTACTGATACCACATTGATTCTATTTGCTGGACGATCGCCCTTGGCTCTTGGATAGTATTATCAATTAAAACTGTCACATGACCCATTTTCCGTCCGGGACGAGATTCAGCTTTTTGATACCAATGAACGTAAGCATTTTTTATTTGGGCGATACGGTCTAGTTTTGGTTGATAATTATCATCTTCTAGCCCTAGTAAATTAACCATTATCGCCCCTTGTTGACGAAAACTGAGATCCCCGAGGGGTTTTCCTGTCACCGCCCGAAGTTGGAGGGCAAACTGGGAAGTAACACAGCCATCTAGGGTGTAATGTCCTGAGTTGTGGGTGCGGGGGGCGGTTTCATTGACCAATATTTGTCCTTCTTTGGTCAAAAATAGTTCGATACCCATTACTCCTACATAGTTTAATGCTTTGAGTAGTTTATGGGCGATCGCCTTTACTTGTTCTGATTGAGCTATGGTAATATTAGTAGGGGCGATCGTCCAACGACAGACCTGATTTTTTTGATAGGTTTCCACCACAGGATAACAAACCACAGCCCCATCAATGCCCCGAGCCGCAATTACCGCCAACTCCGCCTCAAAAGGAACAAATTCCTCCACCAAAAAAGGCACATCTCCCAAAACTTCCAAGGCAGAATCCAACTGCTCCGCCGAATTAATAATCATAGTTCCCTGTCCATCATACCCATGACGGCGCACCTTCAACACCACAGGAAAACCAAAAATTTCTAAATCCTTTTGATGCTCAAAATCTTTAAACCGAGGTACTGGTAAACCGAGATTTTGCAAAAAACACCGTTGATCATATTTATCCAACAAAGGAGCTAAACTATCAAGGGAAGGACGAAAACAAACCCCCTTGTTTGCCAACACTTGCAACCCTTCGAGATCGACAAATTCATTTTCAAAGGTGATTACATCACAATTTTCGGCTAGTTTTTGCGTTCCTTCCACCGAATCCACCTCCGCCAACACAAAACGATCAGCTAAACTAACCGCCGAATCTTTTTTACTAGGAGTTTGTACTGACAGCACCACCCCTTCACTGGGGGCTTCCTGCGCCATCATCCATGCCAACTGTCCCCCTCCGATAACACCTACTCTTGTCATCTTTTCTTTTCATTCTTCATTTTTCCCTTGACTATCTTATCGGATAACCGTCAACAATGGGTGAAATGAACTATTCTCAAAACAAAAACCGCCCCGAAGCATTATTAGAGCGGTTTTGTATAGTGTATTGTTAAAGATTGATCTTAAAACCTTAACAATAATTAAATAGCTTTTAATTAAATGAAATTATAAAGAAGAACCTACACCAGCATAAGCACCATAGAAAAATAATGCTAATACAGCTAAAGCACCCATTCCAGCAATGGTGCCGACAATCCATAAAGGAATTCTTGCTTCTCCCATGATCGAAACCTCCTAAAGATTAATTAATTAAATATTAGTTGAAAAAGTAGCTAGAGAATAGAATGCCAAGGGTGGCAATCATTAATAAACCTAAGAATAAGGAAGTGCGGTTTAATTCTACGCTTTGCTTATTGGGATTTTGATTTCTATCCATGAATAACTCCTATCTTTGAATAAACTGCATGGCGGTAATGGCACCGACGAAAAAGACAGAAGGAACACCGAGGGTGTGTACAGCCAACCATCTGACGGTGAAAATAGGGTAAGATACGGGTTGATTAGGGCTATTGCTAGTCATAATTATTTTTTTACCTTGTATGTCTCTAATAACTATTTGTTAAATTGTTCAATTTGTTGGTTTGCACCGTAACGATCACTGATGATAGGTAATTCTTCACGGGTTTGAGTAAAATATTCATCAGGACGAGGGGTACCAAATACATCATAAGCTAACCCTGTACTGACAAATAACCAACCAGCGATGAATAACATGGGAATAGTGATGCTATGGATAACCCAGTAGCGTACGCTGGTTACAATATCAGAAAATGGACGTTCTCCTGTATCTCCTGCCATAGGAACTGTTTCCTCCTAAAATAAATTTTTAGTAAAATGTATTTATCTAATTTACTATATCAAAGTACCTTTGTTGAAAATTACTCCACCAGATCGAAACAGATTCTTTTTAGATCCGTTTTTTGGAGGATTTATTTAACAACTTTTTTGGCTCAATAATTAAGTACTGTTAAGAGCATTATATCATAATCTGAGAAAAAGGCTTTCTTTACTATTCGCCTTTTAATAAATATTTCTTTATCTATGATCTATGTTTTCTCTGGGGTTTCTCTCTTTTCTTTACATTTTTTAACATTTATCTTTATGAAAAAACTTTAACCTTTTTTCTCAGGATTATTTATCATTTAAGGGAACGGGGAATAGGGAACGGTTATACTATGTTCGTAATCTGAGGGTACTAATTATATTTTTGCCTAACATCAGTTAATACATCAAGGCAGGTATTTTTGTACTATAGTCCATCCACTTAAGCCAACCATTACAAAAGCGAAAAATAAAGCGATATTGAGTCGAACGTGGAGAGTTTTTGCCCAAGGGGATTTCGGGTTTATTTGAGTGGCACTCCATGCAGAGGCGATCGCCAAAATAGCAATAATAATCCCTGCTGGTAGATGAATAGAATGCCCCAGATTACCATAATAGCCGAGAGTACCGATTAAGCCGATAGTCATTAGTATAATGATTAAAGAAACCATGATCACCCCCATAATCCAATGTAAAGGTTTTAACCACCTAGGGCGAGGGCTTTTTTGGTGACGCAAAACCATAAAAGAGATTCCCGACACTGCCAATATACCATAGGCAAACATGGCTAAACCCATGGACCATGCGGCGATTTTCCACAACCATAAAAAAGAAGGTAAATTCATTTATTAATTATTAATGATTAAAATGGCTTAAACATTGCTATAATAATCATAACTTATAATAAAATTACCCATAAAAAATGGATTTTTTAAGTTTAACCAAT
The sequence above is a segment of the Cyanobacterium stanieri PCC 7202 genome. Coding sequences within it:
- a CDS encoding hypothetical protein (KEGG: cyt:cce_4744 hypothetical protein~SPTR: Putative uncharacterized protein) yields the protein MKISTTFTALGIKLVGVIMLVSALIDFLFLAIPLQLADRNWQINFTNNVVDRGIVPLLGVVLLILGWWITDNTPGAGKPSKGVRIPVFVISSLLGLLFLVLVPLHLGNITNVSAQFIAEIDQRASAQEEEIQGFIEQLDSVSRNPDQLQSEVAQRNQVIDSGGVFQGQQLNQEQLEAITAQRDQLQQLLELSQNPTELEARLEETRTRLQTQLRDVQRQEKQRAQTEALKQTLRTGINSFMLSVGYIVLGWLGFKGASYSTPKPPSS
- a CDS encoding hypothetical protein (KEGG: cyp:PCC8801_0878 hypothetical protein~SPTR: Putative uncharacterized protein), which translates into the protein MLKKILVILAITIFSLGIGAIAPNPAEALIPIKITDIGYKDCPEGVGEGSVTSGGSALPATCYLITGKTNNTSGKTLYDADVFGRVYDANNEPALQNRTRLGALPEVAPGVNEFELRISVPSNQPTPLKLKQFKATGFSSKVYPTF
- a CDS encoding hypothetical protein (KEGG: cyp:PCC8801_0555 hypothetical protein~SPTR: Putative uncharacterized protein), whose product is MTENLEKLSLSTLSFSSYIDNKGFINDGLDGKIGVYAIFNQDKILEYVGYSRNLLLSLKQHLVRQPENCYWFKTHIIDRPSRSILEEIKQSWIAENQSIPLGNGENETLWNQPIDTKTTMTEQEKETYNSLEEIAQIKFLKKIARHQEEIIKTALEKRGVKFEVRFNPKLKEQGLLDLK
- a CDS encoding hypothetical protein (KEGG: ter:Tery_0638 hypothetical protein~SPTR: Putative uncharacterized protein) gives rise to the protein MNLPSFLWLWKIAAWSMGLAMFAYGILAVSGISFMVLRHQKSPRPRWLKPLHWIMGVIMVSLIIILMTIGLIGTLGYYGNLGHSIHLPAGIIIAILAIASAWSATQINPKSPWAKTLHVRLNIALFFAFVMVGLSGWTIVQKYLP
- a CDS encoding hypothetical protein (KEGG: cyt:cce_0710 hypothetical protein~SPTR: Putative uncharacterized protein), encoding MVLKKIFSKKKGTPKYFLEVEVKDQAPATPAQEKAPTSENNQPEGKQPTAKKTAPAPKATSNVPADQPEWVKAIKNYSNTGDSESQSGDDDSTFAGKYVTNNVPQARRRPGGSLKAFKNIAAQINK
- a CDS encoding photosystem II protein PsbL (PFAM: PsbL protein~InterPro IPR003372~KEGG: cyt:cce_1304 photosystem II reaction center L~PFAM: photosystem II protein PsbL~SPTR: Photosystem II reaction center protein L;~manually curated), with translation MDRNQNPNKQSVELNRTSLFLGLLMIATLGILFSSYFFN
- a CDS encoding hypothetical protein (KEGG: cyt:cce_1446 hypothetical protein~SPTR: Putative uncharacterized protein), which produces MNRHITLCSRIVFYNLLALLLFGKSTLAQSDEYRDVGECTITNNQAHDKSLFSVFPNGANGCQFEEEIGHNSDTYRLRFDVGNNKNNSHIQVIDNQGRNHTVAIDDFIGISTSVTVSLLPLYDQHRPSLLINYVTYGNGFNNCTVNNMVVFDQNIPSGKIRVSADTLNIAEIQNNNPHSFNACFEFEDITDNGVLEALALDGRFGYQFSSGVGSAAPRRVMRFTNNELQDITHQHLPYLRQQAQSLWNLVLERSNEGNFEYFGYMGAYAGVKSLLGEYQEAKSLIQRRMDIDNSRNRYFGDDFITDLEAFLLSNNYGLR
- a CDS encoding RNA methyltransferase, TrmH family, group 1 (PFAM: SpoU rRNA Methylase family~TIGRFAM: RNA methyltransferase, TrmH family, group 1~COGs: COG0565 rRNA methylase~InterPro IPR001537:IPR004384~KEGG: cyc:PCC7424_0492 RNA methyltransferase, TrmH family, group 1~PFAM: tRNA/rRNA methyltransferase (SpoU)~SPTR: RNA methyltransferase, TrmH family, group 1;~TIGRFAM: RNA methyltransferase, TrmH family, group 1); translation: MSFGDGIKIVLVEPAGERNIGSIARVMKNMGLTALVLVNPQCDPFSEEARLMAVHGADVLQGAMVVGSLPEGLRDCQRAIATTARPRGIPTKLETPREALPWLWEKNINSALIFGPEDRGLSNQELSYAQRFICIPSNPEYPSLNLAQAVGVCAYELYQHFHNQQSPPTNQEEDTELASLEVLEGYYQHLESVLLKINYLYPHTAPAKMEKFRRLINRAHLQPQEVAMLRGILRQAEWAIAQNREK
- a CDS encoding protein of unknown function YGGT (PFAM: YGGT family~InterPro IPR003425~KEGG: syn:ssr2142 hypothetical protein~PFAM: protein of unknown function YGGT~SPTR: Ycf19 protein) gives rise to the protein MSSVSYLIVNTVINFIQLYLVLIFVRILLSWFQTAEWAGKVISFLAPITDPYLNIFRSIIPPLGGIDFSAILAIFVLQLIPGILTSLVRTGVGF
- a CDS encoding 5-(carboxyamino)imidazole ribonucleotide synthase (PFAM: ATP-grasp domain~TIGRFAM: phosphoribosylaminoimidazole carboxylase, PurK protein~COGs: COG0026 Phosphoribosylaminoimidazole carboxylase (NCAIR synthetase)~InterPro IPR003135:IPR011761:IPR005875~KEGG: npu:Npun_R4072 phosphoribosylaminoimidazole carboxylase ATPase subunit~PFAM: ATP-dependent carboxylate-amine ligase domain protein ATP-grasp~PRIAM: Phosphoribosylaminoimidazole carboxylase~SPTR: Phosphoribosylaminoimidazole carboxylase, ATPase subunit;~TIGRFAM: phosphoribosylaminoimidazole carboxylase, ATPase subunit), producing the protein MTRVGVIGGGQLAWMMAQEAPSEGVVLSVQTPSKKDSAVSLADRFVLAEVDSVEGTQKLAENCDVITFENEFVDLEGLQVLANKGVCFRPSLDSLAPLLDKYDQRCFLQNLGLPVPRFKDFEHQKDLEIFGFPVVLKVRRHGYDGQGTMIINSAEQLDSALEVLGDVPFLVEEFVPFEAELAVIAARGIDGAVVCYPVVETYQKNQVCRWTIAPTNITIAQSEQVKAIAHKLLKALNYVGVMGIELFLTKEGQILVNETAPRTHNSGHYTLDGCVTSQFALQLRAVTGKPLGDLSFRQQGAIMVNLLGLEDDNYQPKLDRIAQIKNAYVHWYQKAESRPGRKMGHVTVLIDNTIQEPRAIVQQIESMWYQ
- a CDS encoding protein of unknown function DUF502 (PFAM: Protein of unknown function (DUF502)~COGs: COG2928 conserved hypothetical protein~InterPro IPR007462~KEGG: cyc:PCC7424_5040 protein of unknown function DUF502~PFAM: protein of unknown function DUF502~SPTR: Putative uncharacterized protein), with the translated sequence MLERIKQDLKNDLIAGLLVVIPLATTIWLSYLMANWAIKFLTKIPKQINPFDGLNPILTNFLNFFVGLAAPLVFILLIGLMARNIAGRWLLDVGERILQAIPLAGSVYKTLKQILETLFQDSQTKFRRVVLVEYPRQGLWTMGFVTGKVSGVIQDNFPKKMLSVFVPTTPNPTSGWYVIVPEDEVKTIPLSIEDAFKVLISGGIVSPDVNGSLGNGSKNFKAKENLVSASPAKATLDPENNLG
- a CDS encoding photosystem II protein PsbJ (PFAM: PsbJ~InterPro IPR002682~KEGG: cyh:Cyan8802_4184 photosystem II protein PsbJ~PFAM: photosystem II protein PsbJ~SPTR: Photosystem II reaction center protein J), encoding MGEARIPLWIVGTIAGMGALAVLALFFYGAYAGVGSSL
- a CDS encoding cytochrome b559, beta subunit (PFAM: Cytochrome b559, alpha (gene psbE) and beta (gene psbF)subunits~TIGRFAM: cytochrome b559, beta subunit~InterPro IPR013081:IPR006241:IPR006216~KEGG: ter:Tery_3505 cytochrome b559 subunit beta~PFAM: Photosystem II protein cytochrome b559~SPTR: Cytochrome b559 subunit beta;~TIGRFAM: cytochrome b559, beta subunit), with amino-acid sequence MTSNSPNQPVSYPIFTVRWLAVHTLGVPSVFFVGAITAMQFIQR
- a CDS encoding cytochrome b559, alpha subunit (PFAM: Cytochrome b559, alpha (gene psbE) and beta (gene psbF)subunits; Lumenal portion of Cytochrome b559, alpha (gene psbE) subunit~TIGRFAM: cytochrome b559, alpha subunit~InterPro IPR013081:IPR013082:IPR006217:IPR006216~KEGG: cyh:Cyan8802_4187 cytochrome b559, alpha subunit~PFAM: Photosystem II protein cytochrome b559 alpha subunit lumenal region; Photosystem II protein cytochrome b559~SPTR: Cytochrome b559 subunit alpha;~TIGRFAM: cytochrome b559, alpha subunit) — encoded protein: MAGDTGERPFSDIVTSVRYWVIHSITIPMLFIAGWLFVSTGLAYDVFGTPRPDEYFTQTREELPIISDRYGANQQIEQFNK